The window ACTTTTACAATGTTTTTCCATTCTAACTTCAAAAGTTTTTAATCCTCTAATTATTAAACTAGCTTCTCCAGGAGCAAGTACAGCTCCAGTCATATCTTTTATTCCAACAAATCTAATTTGATCAATATCTTCTTTTTTTCCAACAACAAAACCAGCAATTAAATCTCCATGACCATTAAGATATTTTGTAGCAGAATGAACTATTATATCAGCTCCTAAATCTAAAGGTTTTTGACAATATGGTGAAGCAAAAGTATTATCAATAACAACTTTAATATCTTCATAATTTTTAGCAATATCACATACACCTTTAATATCAACTATTTTTAAATTTGGATTTGAGGGAGTTTCCAAGTAAATTATTTTTGTATTAGGTTTTATTGCTTTTTTAACAGCTTCTAAGTCAGATGTATCTATAAAGCTAACTTCAATTCCAAATCTAGAAATACCTGCATTTAAGAATGAAAAAGCACATCCATATAAAGTTGTATCAGTTATAATATGATCTCCAGCCTTAAGGAAAGTCCAAAAAGTAGCAGTGATTGCTCCCATTCCAGATCCAGTACCTAAAGCAGCTTCTCCATTTTCAAGTAAAGCTAATTTTTTTTCAGCAACATCTACAGTTGGATTACTAAGTCTAGTGTAGATATATCCTTCTTCTTCAAGAGCAAATCTTCTTCCTCCTTGTTCTGCTGAATCAAATACAAAGGTAGATGTTTGATAAATAGGAGTTGTAAGACAACCAAATTGATCTTTGATATTTCCTCCGTGTATAGATATTGTTCCAATTCCTTTATTTTTAATGTTTTCCATATGAAAACCTCCTAATAAAAAAAGACCTTTATTACTATCCATCAAGTAATAAAGGTCACTAAATTAAAATTAGCGTATTTGCCATCTGTCTGGAGTTAGCACCACATATATAATAGGTTGCTGAAACGTCATCGGGCCAGTCCCTCGGTTTCTCTTGATGGATATTAAATTGAAATAATAATACACTAAATTTTTAAAATTGTCAACAAAATATTTATTTTATTTAAATTAGAATGTATAGCTAAATCCTGCAAAGAATGATCTTCCTTGTTGAGGAACAACATAAGTATAGCTACCACTTCCGCTAACATATCCAAAATAATCTTCATTGAATAAATTGTTTATTCCACCATAAACAGATATACCATTAGGATGGTTATATTTTAAAGATAAGTCAACAACAGTATTAGATTTAACAACTCCATCTTCATTATCAGTTTCCTTAGAGAAATTGTTATAAGATCCTGTATATTTCCAAGTAAGACCTGCAGAAAAATTATCTGTAAAATTATAATTACTGCTAAGCATAATATTATGCTTAGGAACCTTTTTAAGTCCAGAATTTACAAGAGAAACTTCTCCTTTAAGTGCTTTTCCTTTGTCATTATAATCTGATTTTCCCATTAAGTAAGTATAACTTTCTTCAAAAGAAAATTTACCAATGTTTTGGCTAAGAGATGTTTCTAAACCGTATCTATGAGTTTTGTATAAATTAGCAGTTATCATATTTAAATGTCCATTATCACGATGGTAGAATCTATCCATTTGATTGTCAGTTTCATTATAGAAAAGAGTTAAGTTAAAAGCAGAACCTAATACATAATCTCTTAATCCAATTTCATAAATATCGAATATTTCATCTTCAGCCTTTGTTAATACAGTTGCTTTCTTATTGTCAATATAAACTCTGTCTGTTATTTGCATTCCATCAGGACCAGTAAAACCTCTTTCATATCTAGCATACACTTTACCAGTATCTCTATAATTATATCCAGCAGATAGTTCATAGTTCCAGTTGTCTCTATGACTAGTTCCATCTACAACTCCCCAACCACCAGCAGCTTTTTTATAAGTTTTCCAATCTGTTCTATCAAATCTAACTCCTTGAGTGAACTCTAAATCTTTATATTTGAATATATTTAAGAAATAAAGAGCTTTAACATATCTTTCATAATCGAAATTTAACTGGTCAGCTTTATAAGTATATTTTCCTTCTGTATTTTTTATATAACCAGATGAGGTAACAGTTTCTCCAGGCTCAGGAATATCTCCTTTTTTAATGCTTCTCATTGTAACATCATCATAATTGATGCTAGCATTTTGTTTGAAATAATCTAAACCAAATAACACACTATTTTTTTTAGCATATTTATAATTTAATTTAGCTTTTATCCCATCAGTTTTTTGATCGATTTTTTGATCATTTTCATGTTCATAAGGGTTGTTTTTAAAATGTCCTTCGTTATGGAATCCATCAACAGATAAATTAAGATTATCATTAATGTCTAAAGAATAAGTTCCTTTCCAGTTTTCC of the Fusobacterium sp. JB019 genome contains:
- the megL gene encoding methionine gamma-lyase, which translates into the protein MENIKNKGIGTISIHGGNIKDQFGCLTTPIYQTSTFVFDSAEQGGRRFALEEEGYIYTRLSNPTVDVAEKKLALLENGEAALGTGSGMGAITATFWTFLKAGDHIITDTTLYGCAFSFLNAGISRFGIEVSFIDTSDLEAVKKAIKPNTKIIYLETPSNPNLKIVDIKGVCDIAKNYEDIKVVIDNTFASPYCQKPLDLGADIIVHSATKYLNGHGDLIAGFVVGKKEDIDQIRFVGIKDMTGAVLAPGEASLIIRGLKTFEVRMEKHCKSALKVAKFLENHPKIKKVYYPGLESHTGYEIVKNQMLDFGGTLAFELKNGFEAGKTLLNTVDLCTLAVSLGSPETLIEHPASMTHSPYTKEELEAAGLDEGLVRLSVGLENVEDIIEDLDNALKNC
- a CDS encoding TonB-dependent receptor, whose product is MKKGLLLFYLALSALALADDVTLGKSVISPDYIEVEKLKSTKNVIVIDEKDISEKGYQNVSEILDDVPGITVGTSGWGEIDIRGQGEGQAAKNVQVLVDGAPITLLLNHPYTANYDIVPVEQIEKVEIIPGGGSVLYGNGTVGGVINITTNLKSMAKPKNKVGYEFTIDQEKRYYANIGEKINDNLTIQLNYSKSEKDWFFVDTFDNTEYFSGGFNYKISDKQGVALKYSRFEENGKFLKQVNNRYLKKYGREYRPNPSSVTVGVDENKQKIKKTISGYNIADRLEENWKGTYSLDINDNLNLSVDGFHNEGHFKNNPYEHENDQKIDQKTDGIKAKLNYKYAKKNSVLFGLDYFKQNASINYDDVTMRSIKKGDIPEPGETVTSSGYIKNTEGKYTYKADQLNFDYERYVKALYFLNIFKYKDLEFTQGVRFDRTDWKTYKKAAGGWGVVDGTSHRDNWNYELSAGYNYRDTGKVYARYERGFTGPDGMQITDRVYIDNKKATVLTKAEDEIFDIYEIGLRDYVLGSAFNLTLFYNETDNQMDRFYHRDNGHLNMITANLYKTHRYGLETSLSQNIGKFSFEESYTYLMGKSDYNDKGKALKGEVSLVNSGLKKVPKHNIMLSSNYNFTDNFSAGLTWKYTGSYNNFSKETDNEDGVVKSNTVVDLSLKYNHPNGISVYGGINNLFNEDYFGYVSGSGSYTYVVPQQGRSFFAGFSYTF